In Paludibaculum fermentans, the genomic stretch ACTCCGTGGGTGGTGCTTATCCACCACGGTGCGCAACCGAGACCTCAGCACATGCGTGTAGATCTGTGTGGTGGCAATGTCGGCATGCCCCAGCATCGATTGCACGCTGCGTAAATCCGCTCCCCGGTCCAAGAGGTGAGTAGCAAAGCTGTGCCGCACCACGTGGGGCGTCAGCCGATGAAAGATGCCGGCGTTCCGGCCGTGTCCACCCAACAACTTCCAGAAACCCTGGCGCGTCATGGCACCGCCGCGCTGGGTGACAAACAGGTAAGCGCTCGATTTGGACTTCAGGATGGCACTGCGGGCGGAAGTCTGATACGCCTCGACGCACTCCCGGGCCTTACTCCCGAGAGGTACTAGCCGCTGTTTGTTTCGCTTTCCCGTCACACGCAAGAATCCGAGCTGCAGATTCAGGTCGGTCACCTTGAGAGTGCACAGCTCAGACACCCTCAAACCGCAGGCGTAGAGAACTTCCAGCATCGCACGATCCCGGCAGCCCGTAGGCGTCGACGTGTCCGGAGCCGCGAGAAGATCTTCAACTTGCTGTAGATTCAGGAACTTGGGGAGGTTCTGCCACTGTCTGGGCGATTGCAGCAGGGCGGTGGGGTCCTCGCCAATGCGGTTTTCGCTGAGGAGAAATCGATAAAAACTTCTCAATGTGCTGAGACGCCGCGCGATGGAGCGGCTGGAAAGGCCGCGGGCCGGCAGGCTGTCGAGATACTGGCGCACCGTCTCTTCGCCCGGTACTCCAGTTTCCTTGCGGGCTTCGCAGAATCGATGGAAGTCCTTCAAATCAAGGGAGTAAGCAGACAACGAGAGGGCTGCTAGCCCCTTCTCGACGCGCGCGTAGGTCAAAAAAGCCTCAGCCGCCGGGCTGAGAGCGCCCTCGGTTGTCATCGCTGCAATGATACAATACTTGCGTAATTGTTTGAAAGTAAAGGACCGCTTGGCGTGGCCCATTCATCCCCCACGCTCCGCGAAGAACTCCCAAATTGAGTGGCTCGACCGCCAAAAAAGTAATCCTGGAACGGTTCGACCGTGAACGCATCCGCGGCTTTGTGCATCCGCAGACCTATTTACAGGCGTCTGGAGTGGAGATTCTCAGCCCCGACGGCAGCGTTGCCGTGATTCCGTACGTGCAGGTGAAGGCGGTTTCGTTTGTCCGGGACCTGGAAGGGAATGGGGTCTTGGCGGAACGCCGCGAATTCCTCGCGCGCCCCAAGACATCCGGCCTCTGGGTGGAGTTGCAGTTCCGGGACGGCGACCTGCTGGAAGGCGTCATCCCCAACAATCTGCTGGTGATCGAGCCGCAGGGCTATGCGTTGAGCCCGCCCGAGGCAGCCGGTAACGCGCAGCGCGTATTTGTGCCCAGGCAGGCCCTGAGCCAGGTGCTTGTGCTCGGCGTCGTGGGCGGAAAACGGAAGAGGTCCGGACCCGAAGCCGAACCCCAGCAGATCAGGCTGTTCGCAGAAGAGTAGTTTCCGGCAGCTCGTACTCGCTCAGCGTGTCCCACTTCGTCGGATTGCTATTCCGCACAAAGACGACATGATGGATGGCGAAGGAGCGGCTGCCCCGGTAGGACGCCCAGCGCTGACGAGCATACTCCAGCTTCTCCGCCACGGTTTCCGGCCGCAGTTCCTGGGCCAGCGTGATGTGCGGGTGGAAGGGGAACGGCTCGTCATAGGCCATCAGGCCGCCGGAGAGTTCCTGGTGATACTCCTCGATCGCGGTGCGGCCCTGTTCCAGGTTCAGGTAGATCACATTGGTACCCGGGAACAGCTCGACTTCTCCGAGGGTGACCTCGAAGGGACTGAGCCGCTGGATCTTAGGAGCGAGATCCTCGACGAGATCGTCCTGACAGGCTTTCAACTGGCGGGGCGGCAGGAGGGTAACATGCGCCCTGAGCTTGCATCCGGGGACCAGTTCAGCCCGGAGCTCGTTGAGAAAGGCACCCAGTGGGTCGGGGATGTACTGTACGAGGGCGTAGTAGCCGAAACAGCACCTCCCCACCAAATGCCCATTTGATGAAGCGTCCATCAGGTTCCATTCTAACCGGAGTTAGAGGGTTAGATTCAGCCCTCTCGTACTCCCCGCCGAACCTGAACTTTCAGCCTAGTCCGGCGGACTGCATTACCGGTGACCCGGCGGCCAATGGCGCCGATTCCAGCCCGCTCTTCACTTCCGGCAGAACCCAGCGGGCTTCTTCGAATCCTACATACTTGCAGATGCGGATCTCCCCCGCTTCGGATTCAAGGACATCACCGATCTCGAGAGCGCCTTCGGTGCCGCGCAGGTTCATCCAGGCGTCGTAGAAGCCGGCGGCCTGCAGTTCGCCCGCCGGGTCAAAGTCCCTGGGCTTGATGGCGGTGACGCCGCTGGTGTGCGGAGCCCAGCGGAACTGCTGCCGCGGGACTTCCTTCATCCGGTGTAGACGGAACAGTGGCATACCGCCACATTCTCCCTCTTAAAACAGGGTCAAGTCAAAATGTTTGAATCGCGCGCTCCGCGTCTCTTCGCCCCAGGTCGATCCACCTGCGGGCGTTGTCCCGGGTCCAGGCCAATGCGTCGCGGGCGGTGCCGAGCGGCTGGGCGGGTTCGATCCAGACAACCCGGATCCCGGCCGGAGCTGGTGCACCGGGATGGGACAGCTTGAGCAGTGCCTGGCGGGCCGTGCGCAGCCACCAGGGTCCGCCGCTGGGCAGCAGGTTGACGGCGACGATGGTGGTCGCGCCCTGTTCGACGGCGGCCCATAGGGGGACTGAGCCCAGCAGGCCGCCATCCATGGAGAGGCGGCCATCGACGCGGTAGAGCGGAAAGATGCCCGGCAGGGCGCAGGATGCCGCCAGGTGATGCCAATCGATGCCGGGTGTCAGGATGGCGCGCGGCCGGCGGCGCAGCACGTCGGTGATGGCGACGGCGCACGGCTTCACCGGCTGCAGCCGGGTGTGTACGTCCTGGATGCTGCGCTCGAAGGAATCCCGCTGGATGCAGCCGCCCAGGAGCCGGCGCGGCCAGCGCCACTGCAGCAGGGATCCCATTTCCGGCCGCAACCATTCCTCGATCCAGGCCTCACCGCGGCAATCGGCGGCGGCGGCCCAGGCATTCACGGCTCCGATGGAGGCTCCGGCAAAGAGGTCGAACTCGACCCTGCCCTGGAGCACGGACCAGACCCCGGCCTCGTAGGCGCCGAACATGCCTCCGCCGCCAAAGACGAGCGCGGATTTGTCATTTGCGGGCGGCGGAATAGTGGTAGGCTCCTGGAAAGATCATGGCACTGGACACCTCGTTCCTGCAGCCGGCCGTGACGGCCATCCTCGATCTGGACGGTTCGGGCGAGCGCCTGCTGCCGCTGGAATGCAAGACACCGTCGAATGCGGAGGCAGTGGCCCTGCTGGAATCGGCCGGCTCCGCGCAGCTTTTCCCTGGCTCTCGTTCACCGGAAGGGGCGATGGCCGGGCTGTGGTTGTATTTCTCGTGTTTTGAGCAATCGCACGCCTTGGCGCAAGAGCTACCTACGCTGGAGGGCAGTTACTGGCACGCGATCGTCCACCGGCAGGAGCCGGACGACTGGAACTCGGGCTACTGGTTCCGCCGGGTGGGGGCCCATCCGGTATTTCCCGAGCTGTTCGATGGGGCCCGGGCGCTGGGCTATGAGCCGTCCGGTTCGGCCTGGGATCCGTTTGCCTTCATTGAGTTTTGTGCGGCCGCAAGAAATCGGCCCGGCAGCGCAACCGAACGAGTGGCTCGCGAGGTCCAACGTTTAGAATGGCAGTTACTATTTGCCTGGTGTGCGCGCGTGCGACGATAGAAGCAGTTTCATGAAACGCTGGTTCTGGATCCTGTTCCTGGTCATCGTGGCCGCTGCCGGGCTGTGGTTGGCTTCCAAACGCAATGCTCCGCCGGAATCGCCATTTGCCCGCGCCCACAGGGAGACGCTGGTGAGCATGCTCACCACGAACGGCAAAACCGAGCCGGTGGAGTGGTCTCCGGTCCACGCTGAGCGCGAGGGCCGGGTGGTGCGCCTGCTGGTGCAGCGCGGCCAGACCGTGGGTGCCGGCGCCGTCCTGGCGGAGCTGGAGAACAACGACGCGCAATCCGAGCTGGCCGCCGCGCAGTCGCGGCTGGAGCAGGCGAAGGCTGAACTGGCCAACTTGCAGCGGGGCGGACGCGCGGCGGAACTCGTTGAAATCGAAGGACAACTGAAGCGGTTCCAGGTGGAGCGCGAGCCGGCCAGGCGCGAAGTTGCGTCACTGGAACGGCTGGTCACGAACCAAGCCGCGACGCGCGCGGAACTGGACGCCGCCAAGGATAAGCTGGCCCAACTGGATGCGCAGATCGCCGCGCAACAGGCGCGCCGCACGGCCCTGGTGGGTCAAGGGGATATCCCGGTCGCACAGGCCCGGGTGCGGGACGCCGAGGCGGCCGTCAGCCTGGCGCAGCGCCGCAAAGAGCTGTCGGTGATCCGGGCGCCGCGCAGCGGCGTGGTCTATGATCTCGCGGCGAAATCGGGCGCCTGGCTCGGCGCGGGCGACCTGGTCGCCAAGGTCGGCGACACCTCAAAGCTGCGGGTGACCGTGTATATCGACGAACCGGACCTGGGGCGCATCCGCAAGGGGCTGCCGGTCGCCATCACCTGGCAGGCCGAACCGCGCGGAGAGTGGAAGGGCGTCGTCGACGAGATCCCTACCCAGGTGATCGCGTTGGGCACCCGCCAGGTGGGCGAGGTGGTAACGCTGGCCGACAACCCGAATCACGACCTGCCGCCGGGCGCCAACATCGACGCCAAGATCCGGGCCCAGGTGGTGGAGAACGCCATCACGATCCCGAAAGCGGCCCTGCGCCGGGAGAATGGCGAGCTGGGTGTGTTCGTGCTGAAGGCCGGGAAGCTGGAGTGGAAGAAGGTGACGGTGGGCGTCTCCAGCGAGACGAAGGCCGAGATCCAATCCGGCGTCAGCGACGGCGACAGCGTGGCCCTGCCGTCAGAATCGGCCATCGCGGCCGGCATGACGGTGACGCCCGTTTATCCTTAACTACCGGTTGCGCAGGATCAGGCCGGGCGGGACATGGCGGCCGGCAACTGGTGATCTTCCGCGACACGTAGGTGCTGGGTTTCGGCCTCGATCAGTTCCGTCTGGTCCACACCGGACACGGTGATCTGGTAGCGGTTGTTGTCTGAGCGGGTCACGAAGCCGCGCTCCTTCAGATACCAGAGCGTGAATTCCAGGTGGTCGCGCGGGATCCCCAGCAGGTCTTCCAACTCGAAGAGGCTCATCGAGGGCGACTGCACGTCCTGCATCCGCTTGCGGTAAAGGACGCTGAGCACGCCGTAGCGTTTGGACTTCTCCGCCGCCGGGCCGCGAGCCGACTCGGGCGAATGGAACACCTTCCAGCGGGCCTTGAGCGTTTGGGCGTAGACCGCGTCGTAAGCCGCGCGGCGCGCCGGATGGCCCAGGATCTCGAAGGCCTTCGTCAGCTTCTTGAAGACTTCCTCGTTAC encodes the following:
- a CDS encoding 2'-5' RNA ligase family protein encodes the protein MDASSNGHLVGRCCFGYYALVQYIPDPLGAFLNELRAELVPGCKLRAHVTLLPPRQLKACQDDLVEDLAPKIQRLSPFEVTLGEVELFPGTNVIYLNLEQGRTAIEEYHQELSGGLMAYDEPFPFHPHITLAQELRPETVAEKLEYARQRWASYRGSRSFAIHHVVFVRNSNPTKWDTLSEYELPETTLLRTA
- a CDS encoding patatin-like phospholipase family protein, which produces MPPPANDKSALVFGGGGMFGAYEAGVWSVLQGRVEFDLFAGASIGAVNAWAAAADCRGEAWIEEWLRPEMGSLLQWRWPRRLLGGCIQRDSFERSIQDVHTRLQPVKPCAVAITDVLRRRPRAILTPGIDWHHLAASCALPGIFPLYRVDGRLSMDGGLLGSVPLWAAVEQGATTIVAVNLLPSGGPWWLRTARQALLKLSHPGAPAPAGIRVVWIEPAQPLGTARDALAWTRDNARRWIDLGRRDAERAIQTF
- a CDS encoding efflux RND transporter periplasmic adaptor subunit, which codes for MKRWFWILFLVIVAAAGLWLASKRNAPPESPFARAHRETLVSMLTTNGKTEPVEWSPVHAEREGRVVRLLVQRGQTVGAGAVLAELENNDAQSELAAAQSRLEQAKAELANLQRGGRAAELVEIEGQLKRFQVEREPARREVASLERLVTNQAATRAELDAAKDKLAQLDAQIAAQQARRTALVGQGDIPVAQARVRDAEAAVSLAQRRKELSVIRAPRSGVVYDLAAKSGAWLGAGDLVAKVGDTSKLRVTVYIDEPDLGRIRKGLPVAITWQAEPRGEWKGVVDEIPTQVIALGTRQVGEVVTLADNPNHDLPPGANIDAKIRAQVVENAITIPKAALRRENGELGVFVLKAGKLEWKKVTVGVSSETKAEIQSGVSDGDSVALPSESAIAAGMTVTPVYP
- the xerD gene encoding site-specific tyrosine recombinase XerD, which translates into the protein MGHAKRSFTFKQLRKYCIIAAMTTEGALSPAAEAFLTYARVEKGLAALSLSAYSLDLKDFHRFCEARKETGVPGEETVRQYLDSLPARGLSSRSIARRLSTLRSFYRFLLSENRIGEDPTALLQSPRQWQNLPKFLNLQQVEDLLAAPDTSTPTGCRDRAMLEVLYACGLRVSELCTLKVTDLNLQLGFLRVTGKRNKQRLVPLGSKARECVEAYQTSARSAILKSKSSAYLFVTQRGGAMTRQGFWKLLGGHGRNAGIFHRLTPHVVRHSFATHLLDRGADLRSVQSMLGHADIATTQIYTHVLRSRLRTVVDKHHPRS
- a CDS encoding DUF6982 domain-containing protein, encoding MSGSTAKKVILERFDRERIRGFVHPQTYLQASGVEILSPDGSVAVIPYVQVKAVSFVRDLEGNGVLAERREFLARPKTSGLWVELQFRDGDLLEGVIPNNLLVIEPQGYALSPPEAAGNAQRVFVPRQALSQVLVLGVVGGKRKRSGPEAEPQQIRLFAEE